A stretch of Pseudomonas sp. 7SR1 DNA encodes these proteins:
- a CDS encoding LysR family transcriptional regulator: MDRFLLMSCFARAVETGSFSAAGRDLGLGQPNVSRYVAALEEHLQTRLLHRSTRKLSLTPEGERYYADVRRILDAVDESESSLRNIIEPSGLLRVACPTALAHAFVLPHVPAFLERYPQLTLDLQLNDRYVDLVNEGTELAIRIGHLEDSALRARRLGWYDRVFVASKDYLGKRGVPLTPDDLRDHDCVIYTLLASGATWRLRDAEIAVSGRFRVNSPDAVSAAVTAGLGVGHGPAWLFEEGLSSGRLQLILADHVAPPVPVQIVYVANRLLPTRAIVFMDFMAEVFSRTAALNGNIPFPVP; this comes from the coding sequence ATGGATCGGTTTCTCTTGATGTCATGCTTCGCACGCGCCGTGGAAACCGGAAGCTTTTCCGCTGCGGGCCGCGACCTGGGACTGGGGCAACCCAATGTCAGTCGCTACGTGGCGGCGCTGGAAGAGCATTTGCAGACGCGTCTGCTTCACCGCTCGACGCGAAAGCTGTCTTTGACGCCGGAGGGTGAACGCTACTATGCGGACGTGCGGCGAATCCTCGATGCGGTGGATGAATCCGAGTCGTCCTTGCGAAACATCATCGAGCCGTCGGGACTCTTGCGTGTAGCCTGCCCGACAGCGCTTGCACACGCGTTCGTGCTGCCGCACGTACCGGCGTTTCTGGAGCGTTACCCCCAACTGACCCTGGATCTTCAGCTCAACGATCGCTACGTGGATCTGGTCAATGAAGGAACCGAACTTGCCATTCGCATCGGACACCTGGAAGACAGCGCCCTGCGCGCCCGGCGTCTTGGATGGTACGACCGCGTCTTCGTGGCCAGCAAGGACTACCTGGGCAAACGCGGAGTCCCGCTGACACCGGATGACCTGCGCGACCACGACTGCGTCATCTACACCCTGCTGGCGTCCGGGGCGACCTGGCGCTTGCGTGACGCTGAAATTGCGGTTTCCGGCAGGTTCCGGGTCAACTCGCCCGACGCCGTGAGTGCTGCGGTCACGGCAGGCTTGGGGGTGGGACATGGGCCCGCGTGGCTGTTTGAGGAAGGCTTGAGCAGTGGTCGATTGCAACTCATCCTGGCGGACCACGTCGCTCCGCCCGTCCCGGTGCAGATCGTCTATGTCGCCAACAGACTGCTCCCCACGCGGGCAATCGTGTTCATGGACTTCATGGCTGAGGTGTTCTCGAGAACTGCGGCCCTGAACGGCAATATTCCTTTTCCGGTG